From the genome of Electrophorus electricus isolate fEleEle1 chromosome 14, fEleEle1.pri, whole genome shotgun sequence:
TAGGGTACTCTATAGAAGACCCAGTGGAGCACAGTGACTTTCTAGCAGACACATTAAAATCGACTGCTCTTTGGAGTACTCCATATTTCCCTCCACCTTCATTAAAACGCCAGAAAAGCAGCTCGAGAACAGTATTCTGTCACTATCATGCTGCATTGTGAGGgtgatgtgctgtgtttatctttttattttacttttttgtgccaaacaaaacatttgggAATTGTGATCTAGAAATTCAGCCTTAGTCTCATCACACATTGTTCTGCTTGGTTTTGGAATACATCTTTGAGCAAATTTAGCCAGCcttggatttttatttatatatttgtcatCAGGAAAAGCATTTATCTTGCCACCCTACCTCATAGTGCAGACATATGAAAAATACAGGAGATAGTTGTCATCAGTCTTCTCCTTGTCTTATCATTTTTTGAGGGATGTCCTGTTCATTAGGTATGCCACTGTTCTACCGTATTTGCTTCACTTGTTTATGGTGGTCTTCACTGTGTTCAATGGTATATCTTATGCCTTGGAAATTCTATTTTAATCAAGACCTTTCAACAGTGAAATTCCAGTCATGCTTGATGAGCACATTGTAGACCATAGGATTGCAGTAGTATGCAACCAAGTAGTTGGCAAGAAAATCTTACAGGAACAGTTGAACTTTATTTGGGgttaatcagtcatttaaattgTTGGAAGTGTGCTAATTGCTATTTAGCATGAGTTTGGATGTACTTGGTTGATTCTAAACAGCCACATTTgccaataataaaaacatgtgtTATGCACTTATACAAACAGGTTAATTGtgggagtttttttgtttgctttttaaattttttttaaatacaataaaatgttctgccatgatttttttttttttacataaaaactgCTATTTTCACAAGGCTGTGAATTactttttctatttaaaaaatacctGTCATGAAGTAATGCTAGTGTTTAAAATGAGTTTTCACTGAGGTTTCTAGCTCTCTGCTCTATcttttcataaattaaatttcaaatcaCACTTTcagtttgtgtatataaaataacctttttacatttccttAATTTCTAGATGTTGTTCGCTTGACCCTAGGAATCAGGGGTGTTCCACTCACTATGCTGTTTTATCcataatatttaatcatttctgGCACTTCTATGTTATCAATGTCCATAATCTTGTGTTTTCTGACCACGTTAATTAGAGGCATGAACTAAGAAAACTTTGTCTTAGAAGCAATACTCTGTTATCTGCCAGCTGTGGAACACAGTGTAGCCAGCTTCAACCCCATGATGAGCAAAGTCAGGCCACTGAGCATGATGAAGCAACCTTATACTTCAGCAAGGCCAAGCTTCGGCTTATGGTATAGTCCTGGTCCACATTACCCTGTCGGTGTTTTGAGTAGGTGTATTTTAAAAGGTCAGGACTCTGATCTTATGTACAGTGAAATACCACATCAAAAGCCAGACACATGCCATCAAGTTGTGCAAGTATGAGGGTATGTGTGGAGGAGTTCAGAACTGTCTAAACTCAGGAGTACTATTTGACTGGCCACCACTCAAACAGCATTCATGAAGAGATCAGTGTCTGTCATCGttccctcttctctttctttgggCAGTTCTTAGTTGTGAGAGTTTGAAGTTGAAGTTGAATGTGTATCTGCTCATGATGACATGCATTCTGTACCCTCTTTTCTTCCCACCCTCATGTTGATGGCTTTGCTTCATTCTCCTTACCtacttgttttcatttctgcatcACCCCCTCTGCCCTCCCGATTGTCTCTCTGCCCTTCGGCATCTCATGCACACTCCTCTAAAACAGGtactctcctccttctcctccttctctcctgccaTCCTCTAATCCTGTTAGAGAGGTGGGCTTTGATCTCCTGTGAGTGATCATGTATCTGGTGTGAAGAGAAAGGGCGAGCACGAGAATGAAAGAACGAGTGTCTCGATGATTAAAGAGAAATATGCATCGGCCTTCACCTCGGATCGCACACTGCCTTTGTGCGTGCGCTCTCTCTGGGGTGTCCGCACCATGTACAGAAAGGCTGCAAAACTGTACATGGCCTTTAAAACTAAAGCCTGCCTGATAGGTTAGGCACTGTGAAATTCAATAAAAAGAGAATTTGTGGGAGAATGGGTGACTATTACACCAGTGTGGCTATCAAAATGAATACTTCggtaatattattttattatctccataaactgaaacaattttttaaaattaatgtttagaTTTTATTGCGTTATTTGGTTCTTCCTATCTGTTCAAGGGAGGACTGGGATTAACACATAGATATCAAAACTTTGTATCAGTGGTCTCAACAGtatataagatataaaatatatttggagTGCACAGTGAAGTCTAATTAGTATGCATGAACACATACATTAGCCATTTGCCAAAATAGGCAgtttattacttatttaaatTCCTCATTTTCTTACTATGTAATGTAGGTCTCATCTGTTTCTCCATGGTAgaaacttcaaaaaaaaaaaaaaaaaggaggctAATGAATGACTAATAAAATTACTGTAATGTTAATTTTGGTCTCATTCTAATGTCTTAATGCAAGACATACTTATAACatactgtagttttttttttttttcatgaatgtCAGTTGCAACTCATTAGATATATTGTGTAAAAACCAACTTATTCCCCATGTGTTAGCATATTAAATTGAACTGTGGAAATTTACATGCATTATTTAACTAATTAGGAGTAAGAATATTGTATAAAATGGAATAACAGTTGAATATGAATTTGTATCTTATTTGGTGTTCATTTATCcacattaaaaataagattggtatacaaacacacacacacacacacacacacacacacacacacacacacacagacactctcacaaaATGCCAGCCACTTATGACTAAGGCTATTCTTTTGTTATATGACTTGTGTTGAAACAATTTGGGACCAAAATTAAAGCCTTCCAAGCTTTCAGAAGCCCCCGCACCTCTAGAattccctggcaccagttctatctggagggacagtcctatcaggtaacatggagaggatccacatccaatccactggtgtcccccagggctcagtattaggtcctcttctctttgtatactcgttctcttggtgatgtaatattcTCATCACTTCTTCTACTAATGCTATGCTGATGACGCccaattaattttttctttcccaccctTGGACATGCAGGTTTCCAGACatatcttggcatgcttgattgacattgcatcatggattaCAGtgcaccacttgaagctcaaccccagtaaaaccgagcttctgtacatcgCAGGAACTCCCAGCCTTTACCATGACCCCACTGCTCATAgtctgggcataactttggacaacaaGTCTTAAATCTGATCctgtcttgcagatttctcctttgtgaCAATCAAAGGAATTggccctttctttcgcaggaagctgcccaggtgcttgtgcagtctcttgtaatctcaaacatagacttgctacttgctggtcttcttctaatagccatcagacctctacacttgtccagaatgcaacagcacaactagtcttcaatcttccaaagttcacacgtctCTCCGCTTCTGCcttcccttcattggcttccagtaactgcaagcatcagatttaaaacgtTGATGCTTGCCtagaaagccaaaaatggaccaaccCCTCCATTCATGgtgtcagtggtcaaagcctgatctgtacctcaagtacttcatAGGACTCaacttgaaacaccatgctagctgtccagacagcagcgACCCTTGCAGTTTTTAAACAGATTGAAGACCCacctatttgtggaatatttaaatgacctctgATCCTACActtatgttgagtaactgaaactctagtaatTAGAGTATTGTTTCTTGCACTTATCATCTGTTATAGAGCtaatgtgttttgtgcttttagGTGTCAGTACTGATCCCTGTACTTCAACAGTGTTCTAATATCAATGttaactctaacctactgtactggctaggatacagtCTATGAGTAaaagacaaagcacttttgtaagtcgctctggataagagcatctgccaaatgatgtaaatgtaaaatctaCACAAGTTGCTTAAGCTTGACTGCATTACCCTTACTTTGTGAAAAAGATGCTGCCTGTCCCTGCCTCTCTTGGGCGATCTCAAGTTTGCTATTCATATCTCTCCTGGGCCTATTCGACCGCAGCAATTCAATTCTCGTGATATAACAGAGCCACTTCTTTATACCTCAGTACTGTCTCTCTTGGCTCATGGATCTTCATTTTTGGCTCATTTTCCAGGACTGAACTGTCATCTTGGTTTTTCCTGTCAAGATACTGTGCCTGCTGAAGAGTTACAGTCCAGATATTGCCTTTCTCATTGCCTGTGGAGCCCTTCCCACAAAACTATGGCTGGTCCCCCTCTACTTGGCCTGCTGAAGCTGCTTTCCTGCCCCCGAGTGCATCAACTCCTGTGGGAGCCATATTTATTGTAGTTGCTTTCCTCCTCTGGGGACACGAATAGAACGTAAACCTTCTTATTTGGAGATCTTAGAAAGAGTGGGCACCAATGCACAATGCACAATGCACATTCGACTCCCTCCATGAATAAATGCACTGCTTCCCCCTCTGCCTGTCTTTCCTAAACTCACTTCATTTGATCTTCTATTTTGAGGGATTGTCTAACCAGGTGTAACTTCTTTACTAATCTCAACATTGGCCGAAGCAACATTTGGCAAATTGATCCAATCATTCTTGCGTGATTCTCATCCTaaaagaaatgcagaaaaacattttctacCTTATTGACATCCCATAACCTACGACCCTGCTGCCAACAAACATTCTCTTCCAGTTCTATCTCATCAGAATTTTTCATAACTCTTTATGCCACCCTGTTTAGTTTGCATTCATgagatgtttgatgtttttttaaaaatcattaattGCAAAAGACATACCAACTTAGGAAGACTGTACCTGTCCTCTCAGCCCATGAGAAGCCTTAATGTACCAGCTCAGACACTAGCAAAACCTGTAAATGTCCCCCCTTACCAGTTTCATTATCTACACTGAGGTTTTCTTAAGTTCTCATCAAATTCCTTTAGAATGCTGCAAAGCCTTCTCAATCTTAGCAAAGACTGATCAACTGCTCAACTTTCTGGCTGTTGGTCATCACTGACACACCACTATTGTATCTCGACTCAAATTCAAGACATCAGCAACAGTTCCACAGCAGTTTTTATGTTTAAACATTTCTGAGTTTGCCTCCAAGTGCAAAGCAGGAACCATCAAGGAATGCAGTCAGAGTTCTTTCTCCCTTCTACAGTCTTTCACTCATTATTTGCTGATATTTTCTGCACTCACAAATGGAGTAATGCAAAAATCTAAGGTTGGGAAAACACCATGGCTGTAACCCCTCCCTAGATTCATCCTCTTGTACATTCCCCCGAATTTGTACAGAACAGTATAGAAATTAACTTAGGAGAAGCCTAATTAGATTTAGACACTGCTTTTTTATTGAGGCACTAGTTATGTGGATTTccctttacaaaataaaacaaaaaaaaaggagcaaGTCCAATGAGGCCAAAGCCACATACAACAGGCTTAAATCTTTATCACAGTGGAAAAATGAACACGATCTTTAGTAATGGACAAGCAAATTATAATGTGAGACCTCACTTTTAGAGACACTCAacagtttttatatataatattcacaCAATTCTAACACAGTGagtcatttaaaaatagcaatTCTAAACATAAAAGGGTAAAATGTTGATTTTAGTGTAGCTTGGTTGTGTGTGGGGAAATCCACCACAGATGAGAACCATTGGACAAAGGAGTGCTAATTAAGATGAACATTACATCTTAATAGTCTTTGCTAACTGCAGTCAGGATTCTCTTGCTCCAACACTTTCACTAAACTCCAGATTGTCAGACAAACAGTCTGCAAGGCAGCATTCATGCATTTGTTCCACCcattcaaaaatgaaaatgctgGTGAAAGATCTAGAAGTTTTTGGTGCCTTGGTGAACACCACAGGTCAGTTTCTAGATATAGTTAATAAGCCTGGACAACAACATCGTTGGTGGGTTtgacttaataataataataataataatagaagtAAAATGTGCCCCACAGTTTTCTCAAGAAGCGAACAGGTGTTTTCAGTACACTGCAAAAGCTGGAACTTATgctaatgacatttaaaatgccACATATTAGATTTCAAATCTTTAACATTTTCTGTAATGAGATACAACAGCAGCATGATCACTATGTTGtcttatatgtaaatatatatataaaaagtgtgtgtttgtgtgtctgtgtgtatatatgtgtatgcatatgtttaATGTACTTAAATTTGTACATTACAGATATATAATCTATTTCACATATATAACATTTGGTAGGGTTTTGAAACATTCAAGATACATTCTTTTACCCTGTGGAACTTTaagaagtgaaaaaacaaattactaaataaatatattttttaaattgggAAAGGTTTTCTAATCTAACACAACAATGAATAACGACATGTTTGCACACTTGCAAAGAGAATGTTGTGTTGCCTTAGATTGtaaaatttatataaaattctttttttttttttttaagatctcAGTATGGAATTCTTAACTGAGATAAGCACCTCAGAATTAGCTGCAATGCATTAACGTGTAGAATCAGGACAAGGACCACAGGTATACCAAGCTGTGGGTAGTGGCAAATAAGTCTTATATCAGCACCATTTTACAGTCACTACTGTGCAACATAAAGGAAAATTCCAACTTCTAAAACATTCTCTGCATGTTTCATGGAGTTTTACACAATCTGGTTGGGATTTTTGAATAAGAGCTATGTGTAATAGGTGTGTCAGTGGAAAATATGATCTTCCATAGGCTACTGCAGGACACAGGATGAGAGAGTACATTTGCTTTTACTTTTGTCGTACCACAAATGAAGCAATGTCAACTTCTCCAACACTTGCCTTGTTACTTTGGTTTAACAATAAGACCTGATAAAGAACAGGAGGCATTTAAACAATTTCCAatttaaacatgattaaaaGTGATTTTCTCCATGTCACTTCTTACTGCTTTTGTTTATAAACAAGTCTATAATGAAGTTCAGTCATAAGGTTCAGAATTTCTGAATTATAAATCATGTCAACGGGCACTGCATTTATAATTTGTAAATTGCTAAATATGCAGTGCATCAAGGCACGTGGACTGTGGAGGAGCCCGCCTACCTCAAACTTCCGCCTCTCTTACAGTAACTGAAGTTACAGCTGGCACACTACTACTCAAGCTAATGTAGGCTTATCTTATTTTACTAATATGTTTGTGACTGTACaagagcattttaaaataatcattcCCCTTTTTGGGGGCTAGTTTTTGTGGCTCTTCCACACAACCAAAGAAGGCTTGCACCATCATGAAACATGCAAATTGACTGATAGAAGCGGGAGTTTTCATTTTGAGACTAATTTATGTAAGTGGGATCCTATTCCTGGATTAAAGTAGTTGAAGAAACAGTTCAGTTAATAGCTGCCAATTAGTAGTATCATGCAAATGAGaccatgctggaacaggaattTGCTCCCTGGTGGCCACGTTAGCAGGTTTGGCTGAGCTGTTCCTTTAATGTTGATGCATTGCTGAAAATACAACACAGACCAGAAAAGTGACTCCTCTATGTATGCTACATAGCACCATGCAATGACTTGGCATAGCAATGATGATTCACATTTGGTGCATTTTCTATTAATAAAGCATTTGTCAGACATGCCTGAGCCATTCAAAAAGTGGTTTAGCTACCATTCAATGCATATGACCATATGACTcacaaaaacaattgttttaaCACATGTGCTCACTGGCATTCATAAGGACATTGAATATTAATTGTGATTGAATTACTTGAAAATTGTTGCTAACAATGCTCAGTAACTAAAGAACTAATACTTAAAACACTGTAAATACTGTTCAAACTGCCCAATCAGAATCTTCAAACTGCCCAAAAAGAATTAAActtgacaaaaaaaagtcaatgtATAAAAAAAGTTATAAATTAAACCAATATaaaaaaactgtcaaaacaatattaaaacagTGCAAAACAATATGAAAGTAAAGGGGGTGGTGTCTACTGATggttttttctgtgtgtttttttgtgctttAACTTATATAAATGGTATATTTGTCAAACTACCTAGCATAAGATGCTATTTTGGGCTAGGAGCAGGTGTGTCATCTTCTCTGGAATCCAGGAACTTCCACAGCACGGCTGGTTTCTCACAGTTGTGACGCCCCCTCCAGTGCTCCAGAACGTCCTGCTTCCTATCCAAAACCTCACTGCACAGGATGCAATTAAAGTGCACCCCTGCCCTAAGGCTCACAGCCTTAGCCGACTGCCCAgagatgtgctctctctctcctttctcttcttcctcctgttcCTCTCGACTCTCCGTGGCCCCCTGGTGGTGTGCGTGCAGGTGGCGCTTGAGcttggagaaggagaagaactCCTCGTCGCAGCTGCCGCAGCGCACCAGGTTGCGCCGCTCATTGAGCTGCCTCCAGTAGTGGGCGGCATGCTTCACCAGCTCGTCCTCGGCTTCACGGCCGCCGTGTACAGCCCCTTCCCGCAGACGcacctgcacctcctccccGTGCACGTACAGCAGGTGCAGCTTCATGTCGGCGAACGTGGGCGTGATGGCCTGGCAGCGGCCGCACTTGATCTGCAGCTCTACGGGGTCCACGCGTTGCTCCGGAGCCTGGTCCTCCGCGTCTGCACACCTGAACACCAGAAGAGGGAAATGTCCACATATTCTGCCACCCATTATGCTTtttctaaaactaaaacacaggTAGCTGCTCACATTCACTTGAAATGTGAGAATGGtctgaaaataattattagcCTTATTAGTAAAATCTCATCTATCCTAAGAAATAAGCAAGGTATTTATCTTCTCCTTTCCAATAGGTGTGCGTCCTATACCCTTCTATAGGTGTGTTCTCCTCGTGCTGGCTGATTGATGGTTCTACGGTGAGTATGACTCTGTGCACTTCTCTCAGGTGACTGAAGTAGACCCCGACGTAGCCGAACGCCTTCTCACAGAACTCGCAGCGCAGGCTCTTGCGAGGCCTCCCCTCGGCATGGTGCAGCTTCATGTGTGTGCTCAGGCTGCCTGAGTGAGCGTAGGCCTTCCTGCACACGGGGCAACCGTACGGCCTCAGGTTACTGTGGCTGTTCATGTGGCTCTGCAGGTGATGTTTGAACTGGAAGCACCTGCTACAGGTGGGGCAGCGGTGCAGCTGGCGACTGCCCACGTACAAGAACCCGCCTCTGCCGTCAGCCACAGGCTGTTGGCCGGGGGCTTGGATGGACACTATGCCAGGTCGGGTGGTGGACAAGGATTTCCCCGTCATCGGCTGCCCCAGGATGAGCTCCTGGTCGAGGTTCTCCGAGGCTGAGATTGAAGGTAGAGGTATGAGTTGGGGAACAGTGGTTTCCATCACTAAAATAGGCTTTGGGCGAATACTCCGATACTTCTTTGAAATGTCCACCACAGAAGATTGGGTACCGGAGGGAGGTTTCTCTGGGACTCTCCTGCGAAAGAATGACAGAGATCTCTTCTTTTTCGCCTCAAAGGCCAGTATGTCCTCCATggttttcctcttcctcccccgcCTCTTGCCAGGGGATTTCTTGGAGTGAGTGGCATCTCCAACTTGGACGAGGCAGTTGCTCCTGGCACTGTCATCTATGGTCTTGAGTTTGATGTCTGCAGGGCTTTTCAGGCTGGTTTTGGCCAGAATGGAGCCCCTCCCTGGTGACTGGCTGCTGTCAAGGCCAGAGGACGGCAGGAGGGAGTTCTTCACCTTGGCATAAGGAAGGATGGGGAGCTTGCCTTTGGGGGGAGTGGGAATGATCTGAACAGCTTTGCTGAAGATGGTGGGGGAGAGGACGGTAATAGCACTCCCTGTGGAGGTTGCTCCTTCTGCTGGGGCTTTGATGGGTGAGCTGTTACCGACAGGAGCAACAAGT
Proteins encoded in this window:
- the znf438 gene encoding zinc finger protein 438 isoform X2, giving the protein MKPHEQRVSPLKSHMQSEGRPMAQMKALQFRSIAPKAPAVGSSAAVLSSCQPSSVLPEASTAVSPKSILVPAQNYALMQVAGQEGTFSLVALPQTPPHHQIQKNLKLPIPRYQPMRSKRGPEKASIRTQSPAKAGPASQTKSAEVQVNSALSGLGESQETSSDQTVRAGSATSSEVLLPDNAALYPGSETEPALEKSMDSLHTLSYPTGASTATLVAPVGNSSPIKAPAEGATSTGSAITVLSPTIFSKAVQIIPTPPKGKLPILPYAKVKNSLLPSSGLDSSQSPGRGSILAKTSLKSPADIKLKTIDDSARSNCLVQVGDATHSKKSPGKRRGRKRKTMEDILAFEAKKKRSLSFFRRRVPEKPPSGTQSSVVDISKKYRSIRPKPILVMETTVPQLIPLPSISASENLDQELILGQPMTGKSLSTTRPGIVSIQAPGQQPVADGRGGFLYVGSRQLHRCPTCSRCFQFKHHLQSHMNSHSNLRPYGCPVCRKAYAHSGSLSTHMKLHHAEGRPRKSLRCEFCEKAFGYVGVYFSHLREVHRVILTVEPSISQHEENTPIEGCADAEDQAPEQRVDPVELQIKCGRCQAITPTFADMKLHLLYVHGEEVQVRLREGAVHGGREAEDELVKHAAHYWRQLNERRNLVRCGSCDEEFFSFSKLKRHLHAHHQGATESREEQEEEEKGEREHISGQSAKAVSLRAGVHFNCILCSEVLDRKQDVLEHWRGRHNCEKPAVLWKFLDSREDDTPAPSPK
- the znf438 gene encoding zinc finger protein 438 isoform X3 — its product is MGEGRPMAQMKALQFRSIAPKAPAVGSSAAVLSSCQPSSVLPEASTAVSPKSILVPAQNYALMQVAGQEGTFSLVALPQTPPHHQIQKNLKLPIPRYQPMRSKRGPEKASIRTQSPAKAGPASQTKSAEVQVNSALSGLGESQETSSDQTVRAGSATSSEVLLPDNAALYPGSETEPALEKSMDSLHTLSYPTGASTATLVAPVGNSSPIKAPAEGATSTGSAITVLSPTIFSKAVQIIPTPPKGKLPILPYAKVKNSLLPSSGLDSSQSPGRGSILAKTSLKSPADIKLKTIDDSARSNCLVQVGDATHSKKSPGKRRGRKRKTMEDILAFEAKKKRSLSFFRRRVPEKPPSGTQSSVVDISKKYRSIRPKPILVMETTVPQLIPLPSISASENLDQELILGQPMTGKSLSTTRPGIVSIQAPGQQPVADGRGGFLYVGSRQLHRCPTCSRCFQFKHHLQSHMNSHSNLRPYGCPVCRKAYAHSGSLSTHMKLHHAEGRPRKSLRCEFCEKAFGYVGVYFSHLREVHRVILTVEPSISQHEENTPIEGCADAEDQAPEQRVDPVELQIKCGRCQAITPTFADMKLHLLYVHGEEVQVRLREGAVHGGREAEDELVKHAAHYWRQLNERRNLVRCGSCDEEFFSFSKLKRHLHAHHQGATESREEQEEEEKGEREHISGQSAKAVSLRAGVHFNCILCSEVLDRKQDVLEHWRGRHNCEKPAVLWKFLDSREDDTPAPSPK
- the znf438 gene encoding zinc finger protein 438 isoform X1, with product MTLSAVHRFSFFETTAMKPHEQRVSPLKSHMQSEGRPMAQMKALQFRSIAPKAPAVGSSAAVLSSCQPSSVLPEASTAVSPKSILVPAQNYALMQVAGQEGTFSLVALPQTPPHHQIQKNLKLPIPRYQPMRSKRGPEKASIRTQSPAKAGPASQTKSAEVQVNSALSGLGESQETSSDQTVRAGSATSSEVLLPDNAALYPGSETEPALEKSMDSLHTLSYPTGASTATLVAPVGNSSPIKAPAEGATSTGSAITVLSPTIFSKAVQIIPTPPKGKLPILPYAKVKNSLLPSSGLDSSQSPGRGSILAKTSLKSPADIKLKTIDDSARSNCLVQVGDATHSKKSPGKRRGRKRKTMEDILAFEAKKKRSLSFFRRRVPEKPPSGTQSSVVDISKKYRSIRPKPILVMETTVPQLIPLPSISASENLDQELILGQPMTGKSLSTTRPGIVSIQAPGQQPVADGRGGFLYVGSRQLHRCPTCSRCFQFKHHLQSHMNSHSNLRPYGCPVCRKAYAHSGSLSTHMKLHHAEGRPRKSLRCEFCEKAFGYVGVYFSHLREVHRVILTVEPSISQHEENTPIEGCADAEDQAPEQRVDPVELQIKCGRCQAITPTFADMKLHLLYVHGEEVQVRLREGAVHGGREAEDELVKHAAHYWRQLNERRNLVRCGSCDEEFFSFSKLKRHLHAHHQGATESREEQEEEEKGEREHISGQSAKAVSLRAGVHFNCILCSEVLDRKQDVLEHWRGRHNCEKPAVLWKFLDSREDDTPAPSPK
- the znf438 gene encoding zinc finger protein 438 isoform X4; the encoded protein is MAQMKALQFRSIAPKAPAVGSSAAVLSSCQPSSVLPEASTAVSPKSILVPAQNYALMQVAGQEGTFSLVALPQTPPHHQIQKNLKLPIPRYQPMRSKRGPEKASIRTQSPAKAGPASQTKSAEVQVNSALSGLGESQETSSDQTVRAGSATSSEVLLPDNAALYPGSETEPALEKSMDSLHTLSYPTGASTATLVAPVGNSSPIKAPAEGATSTGSAITVLSPTIFSKAVQIIPTPPKGKLPILPYAKVKNSLLPSSGLDSSQSPGRGSILAKTSLKSPADIKLKTIDDSARSNCLVQVGDATHSKKSPGKRRGRKRKTMEDILAFEAKKKRSLSFFRRRVPEKPPSGTQSSVVDISKKYRSIRPKPILVMETTVPQLIPLPSISASENLDQELILGQPMTGKSLSTTRPGIVSIQAPGQQPVADGRGGFLYVGSRQLHRCPTCSRCFQFKHHLQSHMNSHSNLRPYGCPVCRKAYAHSGSLSTHMKLHHAEGRPRKSLRCEFCEKAFGYVGVYFSHLREVHRVILTVEPSISQHEENTPIEGCADAEDQAPEQRVDPVELQIKCGRCQAITPTFADMKLHLLYVHGEEVQVRLREGAVHGGREAEDELVKHAAHYWRQLNERRNLVRCGSCDEEFFSFSKLKRHLHAHHQGATESREEQEEEEKGEREHISGQSAKAVSLRAGVHFNCILCSEVLDRKQDVLEHWRGRHNCEKPAVLWKFLDSREDDTPAPSPK